A window of Brachybacterium fresconis contains these coding sequences:
- a CDS encoding MgtC/SapB family protein → MDSPVGLFTSTSIVETELLLAAFALCSLIGLERQFRQKAAGFRTHVLVGLGSCAFTLVSVYGFSAVIGDDVRLDPSRIAAQIVSGIGFLGAGVIFKGRNVVRGLTTAATIWVAAAVGMACGAGMLSLAILLTILHLVTLFVVAPLMHRLPSPDAKRLLRITYVDGAGVLRDLLGVATTMGFTSSIEHSRRTDHGDRHVVVMDVRFHGKPPVRELIPQLMELEGVDRVALRRDDDPDDDQS, encoded by the coding sequence ATGGATTCCCCCGTCGGGCTCTTCACCAGCACGTCCATCGTCGAGACCGAGCTGCTGCTGGCCGCGTTCGCGCTGTGCTCGCTGATCGGTCTCGAGCGGCAGTTCCGGCAGAAGGCGGCCGGATTCCGCACGCATGTGCTGGTCGGACTGGGCTCCTGCGCGTTCACCCTGGTCTCGGTCTACGGGTTCTCCGCCGTGATCGGCGACGACGTGCGGCTGGATCCCTCCCGCATCGCCGCCCAGATCGTCTCCGGCATCGGGTTCCTCGGCGCCGGCGTCATCTTCAAGGGGCGCAACGTGGTGCGCGGGCTGACCACGGCGGCGACCATCTGGGTCGCCGCGGCCGTGGGGATGGCCTGCGGGGCGGGAATGCTCTCCCTCGCGATCCTGCTGACGATCCTGCATCTGGTGACCCTGTTCGTGGTCGCTCCGCTGATGCACCGGCTGCCGTCCCCGGATGCGAAGCGACTGCTGCGGATCACCTACGTCGACGGTGCCGGGGTGCTTCGCGACCTGCTGGGGGTGGCGACGACCATGGGGTTCACGAGCTCGATCGAGCACAGTCGGCGCACCGACCACGGCGACCGCCACGTCGTGGTCATGGACGTGAGGTTCCACGGCAAGCCCCCGGTGCGGGAACTGATCCCCCAGTTGATGGAGCTCGAGGGGGTCGATCGCGTCGCCCTGCGCCGCGACGACGACCCCGACGACGACCAGTCCTGA
- a CDS encoding FAD/NAD(P)-binding protein, which produces MSTLDAILVGGGPRGVATVLRTAARVAADGGEPARLAVIDSLAVGPGATWLIDQPAEYLNNTQADATTIHPDASTPMSGPAAPGPDLVDWARSVTDSGGHPLGDWVLEEARTLVGATFPTRRLQGAYFRDQLDAAIAAGYVEVTEIHALVVDLERSGEDTVVVLADGRRLAAPTVVLAQGMVQARRDPEVTALAEAAGRFGLRYVEPGMPAERDYTALPAGQTVLVRGLGANFFDVIGQLAAEWGGAVEPVPGDPAGRLRYLPSGREPHLVVGSRRGVPYRSKPDGGRTVRPFTARWATPEWFQTLAERSDVCFAAEVWPILSREFARVYLEALTELVPAAIDGDWMDALASAGTQDEVDAVLEAAIGKARWTWTLDELHRPTGGEPVSGAAWDALVDRLIEDELGSLSDPDRHPRAAVNGAMGALRKQVGRLIRLGAFHGRSLARDVLGWFDGDSLALASGPPADRVRLVLALIESGVIELLGPQTVIEADEQLGRFRAASPITGRVATATVLLETRMSKGRIPETDDPLLRALLATGRARIHTVDEVPTQSLEATGAEIAEDALRGHNLIAADGTVDPAVIVLGIPALSTQPGSAIGATPGVPSPLLAGADVAAKQIMARVRAAVSA; this is translated from the coding sequence ATGAGCACTCTGGACGCGATCCTCGTCGGCGGCGGGCCCCGCGGCGTCGCCACCGTGCTGCGCACCGCCGCCCGGGTGGCGGCCGACGGGGGAGAGCCCGCCCGGCTCGCCGTGATCGACTCCCTCGCCGTCGGCCCGGGAGCCACCTGGCTGATCGACCAGCCTGCCGAGTACCTCAACAACACCCAGGCCGACGCCACCACCATCCACCCCGACGCCTCGACCCCGATGTCCGGCCCGGCCGCCCCCGGTCCGGACCTCGTGGACTGGGCGCGGTCCGTCACGGACTCCGGCGGTCACCCGCTGGGGGACTGGGTGCTCGAGGAGGCCCGCACCCTGGTCGGCGCCACGTTCCCCACCCGTCGGCTGCAGGGTGCCTATTTCCGCGATCAGCTCGATGCCGCGATCGCCGCCGGGTACGTCGAGGTCACCGAGATCCACGCTCTGGTCGTCGACCTCGAGCGCTCGGGCGAGGACACCGTCGTGGTGCTGGCCGACGGTCGCCGCCTGGCCGCCCCCACCGTGGTGCTGGCCCAGGGCATGGTCCAGGCCCGCCGCGATCCGGAGGTGACCGCCCTGGCCGAGGCGGCCGGGCGCTTCGGTCTGCGCTACGTCGAACCCGGCATGCCCGCCGAGCGCGACTACACCGCTCTGCCCGCCGGGCAGACGGTGCTGGTGCGCGGCCTGGGCGCGAACTTCTTCGACGTCATCGGCCAGCTCGCCGCCGAGTGGGGCGGAGCGGTCGAGCCCGTTCCCGGCGACCCGGCCGGCCGCCTGCGCTATCTCCCCAGCGGCCGCGAACCGCACCTGGTGGTCGGCTCCCGCCGCGGCGTGCCCTACCGCTCCAAGCCCGACGGCGGCCGCACCGTACGCCCCTTCACCGCTCGGTGGGCGACCCCCGAGTGGTTCCAGACCCTCGCGGAGCGTTCCGACGTGTGCTTCGCCGCCGAGGTGTGGCCGATCCTGTCCCGCGAGTTCGCCCGCGTGTACCTCGAGGCCCTCACGGAGCTCGTCCCCGCGGCGATCGACGGCGATTGGATGGACGCCCTGGCGAGCGCAGGGACCCAGGACGAGGTCGACGCCGTGCTGGAAGCTGCCATCGGCAAGGCCCGCTGGACCTGGACCCTGGACGAGCTGCACCGCCCCACCGGCGGCGAGCCCGTCAGCGGTGCGGCGTGGGACGCGCTGGTCGATCGGCTGATCGAGGACGAGCTCGGCTCGCTGTCGGACCCCGACCGCCACCCCCGAGCGGCGGTCAACGGCGCCATGGGCGCCCTGCGCAAGCAGGTGGGACGCCTGATCCGGCTCGGCGCCTTCCACGGCCGCTCCCTGGCCCGGGACGTGCTCGGCTGGTTCGACGGCGACTCGCTGGCCCTGGCCTCCGGTCCGCCCGCGGACCGCGTGCGCCTGGTGCTGGCGCTGATCGAGTCCGGCGTGATCGAGCTGCTCGGCCCGCAGACCGTGATCGAGGCCGACGAGCAGCTGGGCCGCTTCCGCGCGGCCTCGCCGATCACCGGCCGTGTCGCCACCGCGACCGTCCTGCTGGAGACCCGCATGTCCAAGGGCAGGATCCCCGAGACCGACGACCCCCTGCTGCGTGCGCTGCTGGCCACCGGGCGCGCCCGGATCCACACGGTCGACGAAGTCCCGACCCAGAGCCTGGAAGCCACCGGCGCCGAGATCGCCGAGGACGCCCTCCGCGGCCACAACCTGATCGCGGCCGACGGCACCGTCGACCCCGCCGTCATCGTGCTCGGCATCCCGGCGCTGAGCACCCAGCCCGGCAGCGCCATCGGCGCCACGCCGGGCGTGCCGTCCCCGCTGCTGGCCGGGGCGGACGTCGCCGCCAAGCAGATCATGGCGCGGGTGCGGGCGGCCGTCAGCGCCTGA
- a CDS encoding ABC transporter ATP-binding protein, whose protein sequence is MSLTVDHLSFSYGKRAILEDISFEVAPGAFCALLGPNGSGKSTLVKAIAGVHRAKAGHVTVEGRATASLGRRELAKVVGYVPQAGDAPFDLTVREAVMLGRTPHYGLTPREEDRSKVEDAIVRMGLTDLAERSMSELSGGQAQRALIARALAQDTRVLLLDEPTSALDLRYQIETLQLVRQITREEGISALIAIHDLNHAARYCDQVIVLHEGSVTADGAPADALQASTLRTVYEVDVEVATGTDTVEVRPRVDEQGFTRTGARLDELAADADDTGADDTGAAESAESTARDAEASAADRRDSDLAAAVSSR, encoded by the coding sequence GTGAGCCTCACCGTCGATCACCTCTCCTTCTCCTACGGCAAGCGGGCAATCCTCGAGGACATCTCCTTCGAGGTCGCCCCCGGGGCCTTCTGCGCGCTGCTGGGCCCCAACGGCTCCGGGAAGTCCACCCTGGTCAAGGCCATCGCCGGGGTGCACCGTGCGAAGGCCGGGCACGTCACGGTCGAGGGCCGCGCCACCGCCTCTCTCGGGCGGCGCGAGCTCGCGAAGGTCGTCGGCTACGTCCCGCAGGCCGGGGACGCCCCCTTCGACCTCACGGTGCGCGAGGCCGTGATGCTGGGCCGCACCCCGCACTACGGGCTCACCCCGCGAGAGGAGGACCGCTCGAAGGTCGAGGACGCGATCGTGCGGATGGGTCTGACCGATCTGGCCGAGCGCAGCATGTCCGAGCTCTCCGGCGGTCAGGCCCAGCGCGCCCTGATCGCACGGGCCCTGGCCCAGGACACCCGCGTGCTGCTGCTGGACGAGCCCACCAGTGCGCTGGACCTGCGCTACCAGATCGAGACGCTGCAGCTGGTCCGCCAGATCACCCGCGAGGAGGGCATCAGCGCGCTGATCGCCATCCACGACCTCAACCACGCCGCCCGCTACTGCGACCAGGTGATCGTGCTGCACGAGGGCTCCGTCACCGCCGATGGCGCCCCCGCCGACGCGCTGCAGGCCTCGACCCTGCGCACCGTCTACGAGGTGGACGTCGAGGTCGCCACCGGCACCGACACCGTGGAGGTGCGCCCGCGCGTGGACGAGCAAGGGTTCACCCGCACCGGGGCCCGGCTCGACGAGCTCGCCGCGGACGCCGACGACACCGGGGCCGACGACACCGGAGCCGCCGAGTCCGCAGAGTCCACGGCGCGCGATGCCGAGGCGTCCGCCGCGGACCGCCGCGACAGCGACCTGGCGGCTGCCGTGAGCTCTCGATGA
- a CDS encoding FecCD family ABC transporter permease, which yields MTTTLETPRRSAGGPAPAPGRTGAATARRRELRKSLTLAVGLVVSVLALLIAVTIGTAGVGVTDVVRSVQVSVFGGTISADFASSYAVITQLRLPRVLLAFAAGAALSVSGVLMQGLLRNPLVSPFTLGVSPAAAFGAALVITLAGTNQLPAWATIIGAMVMSLMVSALVLGIATARRMAVATLLLLGIAMTQIFEALTSALQFTANENTLQAIIRWTFGSVNDAGWDDVLIVGIITVVAVPLTLWFSKDLNAIAFAGDDAARSFGVNVGPLRIGLIALAVTLAAVVVSFCGIIGFVGLVGPHIARLAIGADHRHLLPFAALSGGLLLLVADAVGRTVIAPAVVPVGIVVAFIGGPVFIYLILTRRNTLK from the coding sequence ATGACCACCACCCTCGAGACTCCTCGCCGCAGCGCCGGCGGCCCCGCGCCCGCCCCCGGGAGAACCGGAGCGGCCACCGCCCGCCGCCGCGAGCTGCGCAAGTCCCTCACGCTCGCGGTGGGGCTCGTCGTCTCCGTGCTCGCTCTGCTCATCGCCGTCACCATCGGCACCGCCGGGGTCGGAGTGACCGATGTGGTCCGCTCGGTCCAGGTGAGCGTCTTCGGCGGCACCATCAGCGCCGACTTCGCCTCCTCCTACGCGGTCATCACCCAGCTGCGGCTGCCGCGCGTGCTGCTGGCCTTCGCCGCCGGCGCGGCGCTGTCGGTCTCCGGCGTGCTCATGCAGGGTCTGCTGCGCAACCCGCTGGTCAGCCCCTTCACCCTCGGCGTCTCCCCGGCGGCCGCCTTCGGCGCGGCCCTGGTGATCACCCTGGCCGGCACCAACCAGCTGCCGGCCTGGGCGACGATCATCGGGGCGATGGTGATGTCGCTGATGGTCTCCGCGCTCGTGCTCGGCATCGCCACCGCCCGCCGCATGGCCGTGGCCACCCTGCTGCTGCTCGGCATCGCGATGACCCAGATCTTCGAGGCCCTCACCTCGGCGCTGCAGTTCACCGCCAACGAGAACACCCTGCAGGCGATCATCCGCTGGACCTTCGGCTCCGTGAACGACGCCGGCTGGGACGACGTGCTGATCGTCGGGATCATCACCGTGGTCGCCGTGCCGCTGACCCTGTGGTTCTCCAAGGACCTCAACGCCATCGCCTTCGCCGGCGACGACGCCGCCCGCAGCTTCGGCGTGAACGTGGGCCCGCTGCGCATCGGCCTGATCGCCCTGGCCGTCACCCTCGCCGCCGTCGTGGTCAGCTTCTGCGGCATCATCGGCTTCGTCGGGCTCGTCGGCCCCCACATCGCCCGCCTTGCGATCGGTGCCGACCACCGCCACCTGCTGCCCTTCGCGGCATTGTCCGGCGGACTCCTGCTGCTGGTGGCCGACGCCGTCGGCCGCACCGTCATCGCCCCGGCGGTCGTGCCCGTCGGCATCGTGGTCGCCTTCATCGGCGGCCCCGTGTTCATCTACCTCATCCTCACGCGAAGGAACACTCTGAAGTGA
- a CDS encoding ABC transporter substrate-binding protein, with product MTPALRRRTLLGAAVATLPLLGLAACGEVTVEGEAGAATSTAVTVTDDQDREVELPGPARSAVVLNSYTNEFVRAIGAGDAVVGVDRASLDRLPYLPLEDGQVIAEGLDQLNYEAIAQLEPDVVIMPRNAIWQEAAEQLEPFGIPMIVATAWDTDVVDETITLLGKVFGATEAATTVLEFKNEITGILQERLAEVEPVPVYFETVEPYLTALPGSGFDAMIEAAGGTNIFSDASGGDAQEELTVDPSEVVLRDPQFVLHEFEPSAEPVDRFAEIREDIASRPGWDGMSALAEGQIAIANGWATSALGKSIGALYLASWLHPDALGDADPDQYLTRWVTEFQDTELSDPADYVHGPTS from the coding sequence ATGACCCCTGCACTTCGCCGCCGCACCCTGCTCGGTGCCGCCGTCGCCACCCTTCCTCTCCTGGGCCTCGCCGCCTGCGGCGAGGTCACCGTCGAGGGTGAGGCCGGGGCCGCCACCTCCACCGCCGTCACGGTGACCGATGACCAGGACCGGGAGGTCGAGCTGCCCGGCCCGGCACGCAGCGCCGTGGTGCTGAACAGCTACACCAACGAGTTCGTCCGCGCCATCGGGGCCGGGGATGCCGTCGTCGGCGTGGACCGGGCCTCGCTGGACCGTCTGCCCTATCTGCCGCTCGAGGACGGCCAGGTCATCGCCGAGGGCCTGGACCAGCTGAACTACGAGGCCATCGCCCAGCTCGAGCCCGATGTGGTGATCATGCCGCGCAATGCCATCTGGCAGGAGGCCGCCGAGCAGCTCGAGCCCTTCGGCATCCCGATGATCGTCGCCACCGCCTGGGACACCGACGTGGTCGACGAGACCATCACCCTGCTGGGCAAGGTCTTCGGCGCCACCGAGGCGGCCACCACCGTCCTCGAGTTCAAGAACGAGATCACGGGGATCCTTCAGGAGCGACTGGCCGAGGTCGAGCCCGTCCCGGTCTACTTCGAGACCGTCGAGCCGTACCTGACCGCCCTGCCCGGGTCCGGCTTCGACGCCATGATCGAGGCCGCCGGCGGCACGAACATCTTCTCCGACGCCTCCGGCGGGGACGCCCAGGAGGAGCTCACGGTCGACCCCAGCGAGGTGGTGCTGCGCGACCCGCAGTTCGTCCTCCACGAGTTCGAGCCCTCGGCCGAGCCCGTCGACCGCTTCGCGGAGATCCGCGAGGACATCGCCTCCCGCCCCGGCTGGGACGGGATGAGCGCCCTGGCCGAAGGGCAGATCGCGATCGCCAACGGCTGGGCCACCTCCGCGCTGGGCAAGTCCATCGGTGCGCTGTACCTCGCCTCCTGGCTGCACCCCGACGCGCTCGGCGACGCCGATCCCGACCAGTACCTCACCCGCTGGGTCACCGAGTTCCAGGACACCGAGCTGTCCGACCCGGCCGACTACGTCCACGGGCCCACGTCATGA
- a CDS encoding peroxidase-related enzyme (This protein belongs to a clade of uncharacterized proteins related to peroxidases such as the alkylhydroperoxidase AhpD.) produces MSVAPTPLDADQLLAAILIDDPETPEVQEALTALRPEVLARTREAYDALYRTEQLLPVPVLHALAAVTADWQGSGPLSAWHAAQGADARLTAADPIAADLHGLDAAALNALREHVDLLSVSPALVGRPDQTRLVGAGVDAPLAVLVSQLVSFESYLQRLLAGLAALRGVEVPTVEAPIRHPLTRGRVAEHGGPTATGRTRPSAFTREILQWEPWVAVPEEDELSELQRASFASKASTNSVYFRMLSLTPAITAARSGLDNAIFLPRDGAPKAERELAAAVASKVNDCIYCASVHARKAAGLSRREDAVDTLLATALERDEDWIAADLAPLEAGQDDRWSAVIAVSAALSRPRPQLTAAELEPLRRQGLSTTEIADLLTAAAFFSWANRLMLSLGEPSLPDDGLPDAGRSDAGRSGAERVAA; encoded by the coding sequence ATGTCTGTTGCGCCCACGCCCCTCGACGCCGACCAGCTCCTGGCGGCGATCCTCATCGACGACCCGGAGACTCCAGAAGTCCAGGAAGCGCTGACGGCGCTGCGACCCGAGGTCCTCGCCCGCACCCGCGAGGCCTACGACGCCCTCTACCGCACCGAGCAGCTGCTGCCCGTGCCGGTGCTGCACGCCCTCGCGGCGGTCACCGCGGACTGGCAGGGCAGCGGGCCGCTGTCCGCCTGGCATGCGGCCCAGGGTGCCGATGCCCGACTCACCGCCGCCGATCCGATCGCCGCCGATCTCCACGGCCTGGACGCCGCCGCGCTGAACGCCCTGCGGGAGCACGTGGACCTGCTGTCGGTCTCCCCGGCCCTCGTCGGCCGCCCGGACCAGACCCGCCTGGTGGGCGCGGGCGTCGACGCGCCGCTGGCCGTCCTGGTCAGCCAGCTCGTCTCCTTCGAGAGCTACCTCCAGCGCCTTCTCGCGGGCCTGGCCGCCCTTCGCGGGGTCGAGGTGCCCACCGTCGAGGCCCCGATCCGCCACCCCCTGACCCGGGGCCGCGTCGCCGAGCACGGCGGCCCCACCGCCACCGGTCGCACCCGCCCCTCGGCCTTCACCCGCGAGATCCTGCAGTGGGAGCCGTGGGTGGCCGTCCCCGAGGAGGACGAGCTCAGCGAGCTCCAGCGTGCCTCCTTCGCCTCCAAGGCGAGCACGAACAGCGTCTACTTCCGGATGCTCTCGCTGACCCCGGCCATCACCGCCGCCCGCAGCGGACTGGACAACGCGATCTTCCTGCCCCGCGACGGTGCCCCCAAGGCAGAGCGCGAGCTCGCCGCCGCCGTGGCCAGCAAGGTCAACGACTGCATCTACTGCGCGTCCGTGCATGCGCGCAAGGCCGCGGGCCTCTCCCGGCGCGAGGACGCCGTCGACACCCTGCTGGCGACCGCCCTCGAGCGCGACGAGGACTGGATCGCCGCGGACCTCGCGCCGCTCGAAGCCGGCCAGGACGACCGGTGGTCCGCCGTCATCGCCGTGTCCGCCGCGCTGTCCCGCCCCCGCCCGCAGCTGACAGCCGCCGAGCTCGAGCCGCTGCGTCGCCAGGGGCTGAGCACCACCGAGATCGCCGACCTGCTGACCGCCGCGGCCTTCTTCTCCTGGGCCAACCGCCTCATGCTGAGCCTCGGGGAGCCCTCCCTGCCCGACGACGGCCTGCCCGACGCCGGCCGGTCCGACGCCGGCCGATCCGGCGCCGAGCGCGTCGCCGCCTGA
- a CDS encoding LacI family DNA-binding transcriptional regulator yields the protein MAVSRAERKKPPTSLDVARLAGVSQSTVSYVLTGSRPISEATRARVEDAIDKLGYHPNSGARTLRSQRSGVIGLMVPEADSDDGVLMVFIGAIAREAQRHGYDILLVTAQEGARGIRRVVRTGVCEALILMELDRQDERVAPVIESGLPFVTIGKPEEFPQGSVVDLDFEMLGRMVVARAVEEGCDRLLLFGSPDRKRRRNDVSRFLAGVEDSAGECELEVVLDHEALSGVPERALRLTLPNQRTALFGITGVRQALFAMAATGALVDETRLLIALSGEDLVDVSPLLAAVPQIDPRRIEVSEIAVAELVRLLQIEGAGPRITLVEPRWVEG from the coding sequence ATGGCCGTCAGCAGGGCCGAGCGGAAGAAGCCGCCGACGAGCCTGGACGTCGCACGCCTGGCCGGCGTCTCGCAGTCCACCGTCAGCTACGTGCTGACCGGCTCCCGCCCCATCTCCGAGGCCACCCGTGCCCGGGTCGAGGACGCCATCGACAAGCTCGGCTACCACCCCAACTCCGGCGCCCGCACCCTGCGCTCGCAGCGCAGCGGCGTGATCGGGCTGATGGTCCCCGAGGCCGACTCCGACGACGGCGTGCTGATGGTCTTCATCGGCGCCATCGCCCGCGAGGCCCAGCGCCACGGCTACGACATCCTGCTGGTCACCGCCCAGGAAGGGGCACGCGGCATTCGACGGGTCGTGCGGACCGGCGTGTGCGAGGCGCTGATCCTCATGGAGCTGGACCGGCAGGACGAGCGCGTCGCCCCCGTCATCGAGTCCGGGCTGCCCTTCGTGACCATCGGCAAACCGGAGGAGTTCCCCCAGGGATCCGTCGTCGACCTCGACTTCGAGATGCTCGGCCGCATGGTGGTCGCCCGCGCCGTCGAGGAGGGATGCGACCGCCTGCTGCTGTTCGGCTCCCCGGACCGCAAGCGCCGTCGCAACGACGTCTCCCGCTTCCTGGCCGGCGTCGAGGACAGCGCGGGGGAGTGCGAGCTGGAGGTCGTGCTCGACCACGAGGCGCTCTCCGGGGTGCCCGAGCGGGCTCTGCGCCTCACCCTGCCCAACCAGCGCACCGCCCTGTTCGGGATCACCGGGGTGCGTCAGGCGCTGTTCGCGATGGCCGCCACCGGGGCGCTGGTGGACGAGACCCGGCTGCTGATCGCCCTCAGCGGCGAGGACCTGGTCGACGTCAGCCCGCTGCTGGCCGCCGTGCCGCAGATCGACCCGCGACGGATCGAGGTCAGCGAGATCGCCGTCGCGGAGCTGGTGCGCCTGCTGCAGATCGAGGGTGCCGGACCCCGCATCACCCTGGTCGAGCCGCGCTGGGTCGAAGGCTGA
- a CDS encoding Gfo/Idh/MocA family protein: protein MSRTQRPVSAPQSVASAQSVVAAHPAGPVPVVVVGAGGMGKTWIRTVLSSDAAVLVGVIDVIDGAAERAVADLVPEDRRAVVRTGTDAVTVARQASAEAVIDVTIPAAHHAVTADALHAGYPVLGEKPCAATLAEAVSLAGHAESTGRLFMVSQSRRNNAHLHETRRLADELGGAGIVDTRFYKAPRFGGFRDEMEHPLIVDMAIHAFDAGRILIDGDPVAVTATSYNPAWSWYAGDAAATVTITYDSGAVHTYSGSWAAPGAETSWNGDWRVSCARGTVHWDGEEPPTARPEDGEQAPGRDPAPEARWELDASLAEFCASLRGGPVPDSEVHGNVWTQAIVEAAVRSAETGRRVLLAEVLDEALAAARDLDLVDGRSRALSTWKTGVSGLTTT from the coding sequence ATGAGCCGGACGCAGCGCCCCGTCAGCGCTCCGCAGTCCGTCGCCAGCGCGCAGTCCGTCGTCGCCGCGCACCCCGCCGGCCCCGTCCCGGTCGTCGTCGTCGGTGCCGGCGGCATGGGGAAGACGTGGATCCGCACCGTGCTCAGCAGCGACGCCGCGGTGCTGGTGGGGGTGATCGACGTGATCGACGGGGCCGCCGAGCGCGCGGTCGCCGACCTCGTCCCCGAGGACCGTCGGGCGGTCGTCCGCACCGGCACCGACGCGGTCACCGTCGCGCGACAGGCCTCGGCCGAAGCCGTCATCGACGTGACGATCCCCGCCGCCCACCACGCCGTCACGGCCGACGCCCTGCACGCCGGCTACCCGGTGCTGGGGGAGAAGCCCTGCGCGGCGACCCTTGCCGAAGCCGTGTCCCTGGCCGGGCACGCCGAGAGCACCGGGAGGCTGTTCATGGTCTCCCAGTCGCGACGGAACAACGCCCACCTCCACGAGACGCGACGCCTGGCCGACGAGCTCGGCGGCGCCGGCATCGTCGACACCCGCTTCTACAAGGCGCCCCGCTTCGGCGGCTTCCGCGACGAGATGGAGCACCCGTTGATCGTGGACATGGCGATCCACGCCTTCGACGCCGGGCGCATCCTGATCGACGGCGACCCCGTCGCCGTCACCGCCACCTCCTACAACCCCGCCTGGAGCTGGTACGCCGGGGACGCGGCCGCCACCGTGACGATCACGTACGACAGCGGCGCCGTCCACACCTACTCCGGATCCTGGGCCGCTCCCGGGGCCGAGACCAGCTGGAACGGCGACTGGCGGGTCAGCTGCGCGCGCGGCACCGTCCATTGGGACGGGGAGGAGCCGCCGACGGCCCGGCCCGAGGACGGCGAGCAGGCCCCCGGCCGTGACCCCGCCCCCGAGGCCCGCTGGGAGCTGGACGCCTCGCTGGCCGAGTTCTGCGCCTCCCTGCGCGGCGGCCCCGTCCCGGACTCGGAGGTCCATGGCAACGTCTGGACCCAGGCGATCGTCGAGGCCGCGGTCCGCTCGGCCGAGACCGGCCGCCGGGTGCTGCTGGCCGAGGTGCTCGACGAGGCGCTCGCCGCGGCACGCGATCTCGATCTCGTGGACGGACGCAGCCGGGCACTGTCGACATGGAAGACTGGCGTCTCGGGGCTGACCACCACGTAG
- a CDS encoding ThuA domain-containing protein, with protein sequence MTTTPTTPTTPTTPTTPGASGSTAAPLRVTVWGENRHEQRDQRVRENYPDGMHAAIRAAITDNLGTEVTTRIALLDDPEHGLSEEVLAETDVLTWWGHMAHDEVSDEVAERVQQHVLAGMGLVVLHSGHWSKPFTRLMGTTCTLRWRNEADRELVWTVNPSHPIAEGIPHPIIIDEQEMYGEHFDIPVPDELVFVSSFSGGEVFRSGCTFRRGKGKIFYFSPGDQDYPVYQHRDVRRVIANGVSWARPAVADRAVPFLDRYETDWFVTGATGQGVGDAAAAGKGA encoded by the coding sequence ATGACGACGACGCCTACGACGCCCACCACCCCCACCACCCCCACCACCCCCGGCGCGTCCGGCTCCACCGCCGCGCCGCTGCGCGTGACCGTCTGGGGGGAGAACCGCCACGAGCAGCGCGACCAGCGCGTGCGCGAGAACTACCCCGACGGGATGCACGCCGCCATCCGGGCGGCGATCACAGACAATCTCGGGACGGAGGTCACCACCCGCATCGCCCTGCTCGATGACCCCGAGCACGGGCTGAGCGAGGAGGTCCTGGCCGAGACCGACGTGCTCACCTGGTGGGGCCACATGGCCCACGACGAGGTCTCCGACGAGGTCGCCGAGCGCGTCCAGCAGCACGTGCTGGCCGGGATGGGCCTGGTGGTGCTGCACTCCGGGCACTGGTCCAAGCCCTTCACCCGGCTGATGGGCACCACCTGCACCCTGCGCTGGCGCAACGAGGCCGACCGCGAGCTGGTGTGGACCGTGAACCCCTCCCACCCCATCGCCGAGGGGATCCCACACCCGATCATCATCGACGAGCAGGAGATGTACGGGGAGCACTTCGACATCCCCGTGCCCGACGAGCTGGTGTTCGTCTCCTCCTTCAGCGGGGGAGAGGTGTTCCGCTCCGGATGCACCTTCCGCCGCGGCAAGGGCAAGATCTTCTACTTCAGCCCCGGGGACCAGGACTATCCCGTCTACCAGCACCGCGATGTGCGCCGCGTCATCGCCAACGGCGTCAGCTGGGCCCGCCCCGCGGTCGCCGACCGCGCGGTGCCCTTCCTGGACCGCTACGAGACGGACTGGTTCGTCACCGGCGCGACCGGACAGGGCGTGGGCGACGCGGCCGCAGCGGGGAAGGGCGCATGA